The DNA segment CGCCGGTGCTTCCAACGCATCTTCAATCGCGCTCCGCGCGGCGTTTGGCTTCGGCCACGTCGGTCCCGACTTGGGCCAACAGCGCGGCCACGTTGTCGAACCGCTGAATGTCTCGCAGTCGGGATAGAAAGTCAACCTCCAGGGGCTCGCCGTAGAGCGAACCTTGAAAGCCGATCAAATGCACTTCGACCTTCATCGCCTGCTCGCCAAACGTCGGATTCGGGCCGACATTGATCGCAGCCGGCCACAGCGCCCCGCCCGCCGCAGCTCGACCGGCATATACCCCGGGCCCGGGCAAAAGCGTGTCGATGGCGTCGACGTTGGCCGTGGGAAACCCCAATTTCGCCCCGCGCCCGGCCCCATGCCGCACCATGCCGCGAACACGATACGGTTGCGTAAGCAATTGCCGAGCGTCGTCGACCGAGCCTGCAGCGACAAGGCGGCGAACGCGCGAACTGGAAACCGGCTCGCCGCCGATCATCACCGGTTCGACAACGTCCAGGCCGATCTTCGCTGCCCGGCATAATCGCCGCAGCACGTCGATGGTGCCGGCCCGGCCGTGGCCGAAATAAAAGTTCGTTCCTTCGACCACGTCCTTCGCGGCCAGCCGTTCGACGACGATCCGGCGAAAAAAATCTTCGGCCGAAAGCTCGAGCAAGGCCGTGTCGGTCGGATACGCGATCACGGCGTCGACGCCCAACTCGCCGAGCAACTCTGCTTTGCGATCGGTCCAGGTCAACGGAGGCGGGGCCGAGTCAGGCCGCAGGATCCACACCGGATGCGGATCGAATGTAAACACGACTGCCGGCCCACCGGCGCCGCGAGCAGCGCCGACCAGTCGCTCGGCGAGCATGGCATGGCCCAGGTGCACGCCGTCGAAATTGCCGATCGCCACGGCTCCGCCGCGAAACGTGTCGGCCAACTCGGCCAGATTGCGGATCAGTTTCACGCCGTGCGGCGCCATGCCGTGTGCTTTGCCTCGGAAAGATGCGCTGGAATGTTCGCGTATTATGAGGATTCGCGCCCGTTCTATCAACGGTTCGCTGAGAACGCGGCTTGCAACCATTGCTTTGCCGGGGGAATCGATACGCCCTTTGGTCGCGCCTTCCTCGCTAACGCTTCGGGCTACAAGGGCCCACGCATAGCCCGAAGCATAAGCGGCCGAGTGGCCGAACCGAATACCTGAATCTTGGTAGCGCTGTTATGCTATTTTAATACACCGTCGTCCGGCGACGGTTTGCGACCGCCATACCACAATCGCACCTTGCGGATCGACCGATGGAATCCAAGCAGATCATCTTGTCGCGGGAAATCGCTCATCGGCTGGCGGCGATCGACATCGGCTCGAATAGCGTCCGGCTGATGGTGGCCGAACCGCTGCGGGGAGGGAACTACCGCATCCTCGACGAAGAACGCGAGCCGACCCGGCTTGGCCGCGAGCTCAGCTCGACCGGCAAGCTCCCTTCAGAAGCCGTCGAACAAACGCTCGAGGCCCTGCGCCGCTTCAAGCAGATCGCCGACGGATTTCAGGTCGACGAGCTGCGCACGATCGCCACCTGCGCGGTTCGTGAAGCCACCAACGGCCGAGAATTCTGCCTCCGCGCCAAGGCCGAACTCGGCATCGATATCGACGTCATCAGCGCCGAGCGTGAAGCCCGGCTGGCGTTTTTCAGCGTCGAGCGGGCATTCGATCTGGCCGGGAAAAATGTCGTCGTGGCCGATATCGGCGGCGGCAGCACCGAGCTGATCCTGGCCTCGGGCAACGCCATCGAGGCGATATTCACGACCCCGCTCGGCGCCGTGCGCCTCACGGAGATGTATGGCAACGGCGCTTCGCCGGTCGATGACCGATACGAAAAACTCGTGAAGGCCATCGACCAACAATTGCGTCGGCTGCTCCCCAAGCCGTATTTCGCTCCCCATCTGTTGATTGGTTCCGGGGGCACGTTCACAAGCCTTGCGGAAATGATCATGGCCACCAAGGGGCAAAATAATTTGCCGCTGCGTGGCTATTCGATCAGCCATGCCGAGCTAAGCCACCTGCTCGATCGACTGCAGAAAATGCCGGTGAAAGCTCGCCGCGGAGTGCCCGGCTTGAGCCCGGATCGGGCCGATATCATCGTGGCCGGGCTTACGGTGATCGACCGGCTAATGCGGCATTTCC comes from the Pirellulales bacterium genome and includes:
- a CDS encoding bifunctional riboflavin kinase/FAD synthetase, translated to MAPHGVKLIRNLAELADTFRGGAVAIGNFDGVHLGHAMLAERLVGAARGAGGPAVVFTFDPHPVWILRPDSAPPPLTWTDRKAELLGELGVDAVIAYPTDTALLELSAEDFFRRIVVERLAAKDVVEGTNFYFGHGRAGTIDVLRRLCRAAKIGLDVVEPVMIGGEPVSSSRVRRLVAAGSVDDARQLLTQPYRVRGMVRHGAGRGAKLGFPTANVDAIDTLLPGPGVYAGRAAAGGALWPAAINVGPNPTFGEQAMKVEVHLIGFQGSLYGEPLEVDFLSRLRDIQRFDNVAALLAQVGTDVAEAKRRAERD
- a CDS encoding Ppx/GppA phosphatase family protein; translation: MESKQIILSREIAHRLAAIDIGSNSVRLMVAEPLRGGNYRILDEEREPTRLGRELSSTGKLPSEAVEQTLEALRRFKQIADGFQVDELRTIATCAVREATNGREFCLRAKAELGIDIDVISAEREARLAFFSVERAFDLAGKNVVVADIGGGSTELILASGNAIEAIFTTPLGAVRLTEMYGNGASPVDDRYEKLVKAIDQQLRRLLPKPYFAPHLLIGSGGTFTSLAEMIMATKGQNNLPLRGYSISHAELSHLLDRLQKMPVKARRGVPGLSPDRADIIVAGLTVIDRLMRHFHVNLLQVHSRGVRDGLILTMIDKGHTSQNDDPHDRQAAIERFATACGGEPEHGRHVARLAGRIYSQLVKLYNLAPGEQSLLEAAARLQDVGYLINYDQHHKHSYHLILHSGLPGFIPRELQLIANVARYHRGAKPKKKHANFAQLPSEDQEKVRQMSAILRLAGGLDRSHSGAVRDVQIRRSADRLELLAVAPDNPEVDLWGARRRSKMFQKVFHTPLAIEWDGDEAAGAAENVPAANDRAAANGDPTCAPAKSAAPRDPAA